One Sphingomonas sabuli genomic region harbors:
- the nuoL gene encoding NADH-quinone oxidoreductase subunit L: MGIGLSLELIVFLPLVAALIAGLGGRWIGELAAKAVTTGALFIAAALSWPIFLSYVAGGAEAQVVPVLDWIRSGDLVVDWALRVDSLTAVMLVVVTTVSSLVHLYSWGYMAEDKSQPRFFAYLSLFTFAMLMLVTADSLVQMFFGWEGVGLASYLLIGFWYYKPSANAAAMKAFVVNRVGDFGFSLGIFGTFLVFGTVSIPAILATVPSVAGSTIGFAGLRVDTMTLLCLLLFVGAMGKSAQLGLHTWLPDAMEGPTPVSALIHAATMVTAGVFMVCRLSPMFEASVTASHVVTYVGAATCFFAATVGCAQNDIKRVIAYSTCSQLGYMFFAAGVGAYGAAMFHLFTHAFFKALLFLGAGSVIHAMHHEQDMRFYGGLRKEIPVTFWVMVIGTLAITGVGVAGVGFAGYHSKDAILESAFAAGSVPGGVAFFLGGVAALLTSFYSWRLIFLTFFGDARWAASEHIQHALHGDHHDHPDEEHGDSSHSPAMPPAGTGGYHPHESPLTMLVPICLLAIGAVAAGFVFSHTFLDSKEFWNGSIAFDEHLAHAMHEVPLWVKYTATAAMLIGLAIAWNNYIRKPGLAAGFVAAVPGVYRFVANKWYFDELYDGIFVRPAMWLGGFFWKRGDEGTIDRFGPHGAAVAVGVGNRVTTRLQSGYLYSYALIMLLGLIGAATWALWWAR; the protein is encoded by the coding sequence ATGGGCATCGGGCTCTCCCTCGAACTGATCGTCTTCCTGCCGCTCGTCGCCGCGCTCATCGCCGGCCTCGGCGGACGCTGGATCGGCGAACTGGCGGCCAAGGCGGTGACCACCGGCGCACTGTTCATCGCCGCGGCCCTGAGCTGGCCGATCTTTTTATCCTACGTCGCCGGCGGCGCCGAGGCGCAGGTCGTGCCGGTGCTCGACTGGATCCGCTCGGGCGACCTCGTCGTCGATTGGGCGCTGCGCGTGGATTCGCTGACCGCGGTCATGCTGGTGGTCGTCACCACCGTGTCCAGCCTCGTCCACCTCTACAGCTGGGGCTACATGGCGGAAGACAAGAGCCAGCCCCGCTTCTTCGCGTATCTGTCGCTGTTCACCTTCGCGATGCTGATGCTGGTGACCGCCGACAGCCTGGTGCAGATGTTCTTCGGCTGGGAAGGGGTGGGCCTCGCATCCTACCTGCTGATCGGCTTCTGGTATTACAAGCCGTCCGCCAACGCCGCCGCGATGAAGGCCTTCGTCGTCAACCGCGTCGGCGACTTCGGCTTCTCGCTCGGCATCTTCGGCACCTTCCTGGTGTTCGGCACGGTCTCCATTCCGGCGATCCTTGCCACGGTGCCCAGCGTGGCCGGTTCGACCATCGGCTTTGCCGGCCTGCGGGTCGATACGATGACCCTGCTGTGCCTGCTGCTGTTCGTCGGTGCGATGGGCAAGTCGGCGCAGCTTGGCCTGCACACCTGGCTGCCGGACGCGATGGAAGGCCCGACCCCGGTCTCGGCCCTGATCCACGCCGCGACGATGGTCACCGCGGGCGTCTTCATGGTCTGCCGCCTGTCGCCGATGTTCGAGGCCAGCGTCACGGCCAGCCACGTCGTCACCTATGTCGGGGCGGCGACCTGCTTCTTTGCCGCCACCGTCGGCTGCGCGCAGAACGACATCAAGCGCGTGATCGCATATTCGACCTGTTCGCAGCTCGGCTACATGTTCTTCGCCGCCGGCGTCGGCGCCTATGGCGCGGCGATGTTCCACCTGTTCACGCACGCCTTCTTCAAGGCGCTGCTGTTCCTTGGCGCGGGCTCGGTCATCCACGCCATGCACCACGAACAGGACATGCGTTTCTACGGCGGGCTGCGGAAGGAAATCCCGGTCACTTTCTGGGTGATGGTCATCGGCACGCTGGCGATCACCGGCGTCGGCGTCGCGGGCGTCGGCTTTGCCGGCTATCATTCCAAGGACGCGATCCTCGAAAGCGCCTTCGCAGCGGGCAGCGTGCCGGGCGGGGTGGCCTTCTTCCTCGGCGGTGTCGCAGCGCTGCTGACTAGTTTCTATTCGTGGCGGCTGATTTTCCTGACCTTCTTCGGCGATGCCCGCTGGGCCGCGTCGGAGCATATCCAGCACGCGCTTCACGGCGATCATCACGATCATCCGGACGAAGAACATGGCGACAGCTCGCACAGCCCGGCCATGCCGCCGGCCGGCACGGGCGGCTATCACCCGCACGAAAGCCCGCTGACCATGCTGGTCCCGATCTGCCTGCTGGCGATCGGCGCGGTCGCGGCGGGCTTCGTGTTCAGCCACACCTTCCTCGATTCTAAGGAATTCTGGAACGGCAGCATCGCCTTTGACGAACATCTGGCGCACGCGATGCACGAAGTGCCGCTGTGGGTAAAATATACCGCCACCGCGGCGATGCTGATCGGCCTCGCCATCGCGTGGAACAACTATATCCGCAAACCGGGCCTCGCTGCGGGCTTCGTCGCGGCGGTGCCCGGCGTCTACCGGTTCGTCGCCAACAAATGGTATTTCGACGAGCTTTACGACGGCATTTTCGTCCGGCCCGCCATGTGGCTTGGCGGCTTCTTCTGGAAGCGCGGCGATGAAGGCACGATCGACCGGTTCGGCCCGCACGGCGCGGCTGTCGCGGTCGGCGTCGGCAACCGCGTCACGACCCGGCTCCAGTCCGGCTATCTGTACAGCTATGCCCTGATCATGCTGCTCGGCCTGATCGGCGCGGCGACCTGGGCCTTGTGGTGGGCGCGATGA
- a CDS encoding NADH-quinone oxidoreductase subunit M yields MTGVPVLSILIALPLLASVLCLFVGANAARMIALGTTLVAFAIGIWMWLAFVPGGAQWQFTEFVDLGGGLNWALGIDGIALLLTELTLFLMPICIGASWRSIERRVPEYMAAFLLMEALMVGVFAAQDLFLFYVFFEGGLIPMYLIIGIWGGADRIKASYKFFLYTLLGSVLMLIAMIYMVADAGTTSIPQLMAYDFPPEVQQWLWLAFFASFAVKLPMWPVHTWLPDAHVQAPTAGSVILAGVLLKMGGYGFVRFSLPMFPDASAQFIPLMFILSGIAVVYTSLVALVQRDMKKLIAYSSVAHMAFVSFGLFALNRQGIEGALVVMLSHGLVSGALFLIVGVIYDRMHTREIAQYGGLSNNMPGYALLFMLFTMASVGLPGTSGFVGEFLSLVGTYEMSTWAAIVATTGIILGACYMLYLYWRVAFGVARTEQAAAMTDLTAREWWLLAPIAAGVMWMGIYPESFLAPMRNDVGYILERVEPAAPKGDSALVRGKAPAPAAEAAHEPAGAAH; encoded by the coding sequence ATGACCGGCGTGCCCGTGCTGTCGATCCTGATCGCGCTGCCGCTGCTCGCCAGCGTCCTGTGCCTGTTCGTCGGTGCCAACGCCGCGCGGATGATTGCCCTTGGGACCACGCTGGTCGCCTTTGCCATCGGCATCTGGATGTGGCTCGCCTTCGTGCCCGGCGGCGCGCAATGGCAGTTCACGGAATTCGTCGATCTTGGCGGCGGCCTCAACTGGGCGCTCGGCATCGACGGCATCGCGCTGTTGCTGACCGAACTGACCCTGTTCCTGATGCCGATCTGCATCGGCGCCAGCTGGCGCTCGATCGAACGGCGCGTACCCGAATATATGGCGGCCTTCCTGTTGATGGAGGCGTTGATGGTCGGCGTCTTCGCGGCGCAGGACCTGTTCCTGTTCTATGTCTTTTTCGAAGGCGGCCTGATCCCGATGTACCTGATCATCGGCATCTGGGGCGGCGCCGACCGGATCAAAGCCAGCTACAAGTTCTTCCTCTACACGCTGCTCGGCTCGGTGCTGATGCTGATCGCGATGATCTACATGGTCGCGGACGCCGGAACGACGTCGATCCCGCAGCTGATGGCGTACGATTTCCCGCCGGAGGTGCAGCAATGGCTGTGGCTGGCCTTCTTCGCCAGTTTCGCGGTGAAGCTGCCGATGTGGCCCGTCCACACCTGGCTGCCCGACGCGCACGTGCAGGCGCCGACCGCCGGTTCGGTAATCCTTGCCGGCGTCCTGCTGAAGATGGGCGGCTACGGCTTCGTCCGTTTCTCGCTGCCGATGTTCCCGGACGCCTCGGCCCAGTTCATCCCGCTGATGTTCATCCTGTCGGGGATCGCGGTCGTCTACACCTCGCTGGTGGCGCTGGTGCAGCGGGACATGAAAAAGCTGATCGCTTATTCGTCCGTCGCGCACATGGCGTTCGTGTCCTTCGGCCTGTTCGCGCTCAACCGCCAGGGGATCGAAGGCGCTCTGGTGGTGATGCTCAGCCACGGCCTCGTGTCGGGCGCGCTCTTCCTGATTGTCGGCGTCATTTACGACCGCATGCACACGCGCGAAATCGCGCAATATGGCGGGCTGTCGAACAACATGCCGGGCTATGCCCTGCTGTTCATGCTGTTCACCATGGCCAGCGTCGGCCTGCCGGGGACCAGCGGCTTCGTCGGCGAATTCCTCAGCCTCGTCGGGACCTACGAAATGTCGACCTGGGCGGCGATCGTCGCCACCACCGGCATCATCCTTGGCGCCTGCTACATGCTCTACCTCTACTGGCGTGTTGCGTTCGGCGTTGCGCGCACGGAACAGGCGGCGGCGATGACCGACCTCACCGCGCGCGAATGGTGGCTGCTCGCCCCGATCGCGGCCGGCGTGATGTGGATGGGCATTTACCCGGAAAGCTTCCTCGCCCCGATGCGCAACGACGTCGGCTACATCCTCGAACGGGTGGAGCCGGCTGCGCCGAAGGGCGATTCCGCGCTGGTTCGCGGAAAGGCTCCGGCGCCGGCGGCCGAGGCAGCCCATGAACCTGCGGGAGCGGCGCATTGA
- the nuoN gene encoding NADH-quinone oxidoreductase subunit NuoN — MDYLAPILPEVILALGAIALMLVAAFGGRRSTPVTTWVAVLLLLGATAALIGAPSNDGPLFGGLVSADWFSSFGKAIIFPAAAVAVLMAHGWFERGTEHSAEYPVLILFSAVGMAVMVSSTNLMSLYVGLELSSLSSYVLASYRRMDDRSAEAGLKYFVLGALASGILLYGISLLYGFTGSMNYSGLAAAFAREGAQSMGLLFGLVFLLAGIAFKVSAVPFHMWTPDVYEGAPTPVTAFFATAPKAAAILMGVRVCIEGLGPAIDAWRQIIIFAALASIFLGAVAAYGQTNIKRLLAYSSINNVGFALVGLAAGGTAGTSSVLFYMAVYVVMTIGAFLCVLWMRDANGEPVEDMASLAGLSQRRPAFAAAFAVFMFSLAGIPPLFGFWAKLVVFNAAVGAGLIALAVAGILGTVIGAYYYLKVVKIIYFDDPAEPYARTREPVEGVLMAVAAIAVSPLGYLLIGPLGSLSDRAAGALF; from the coding sequence ATCGACTATCTCGCCCCGATCCTGCCGGAGGTTATCCTCGCGCTCGGCGCGATCGCCCTGATGCTGGTCGCCGCTTTTGGCGGCCGCCGTTCGACTCCGGTCACCACCTGGGTCGCCGTACTGCTGCTGCTCGGTGCCACCGCCGCACTGATCGGCGCGCCGTCGAACGACGGGCCGCTGTTTGGCGGGCTGGTATCGGCGGACTGGTTCTCCAGCTTCGGCAAGGCGATCATCTTCCCCGCGGCTGCGGTCGCGGTGCTGATGGCACACGGCTGGTTCGAACGCGGCACCGAACATAGCGCCGAATATCCGGTGCTGATCCTGTTCAGCGCCGTGGGCATGGCGGTGATGGTCTCCTCGACCAACCTCATGTCGCTTTACGTCGGCCTCGAACTGTCCAGCCTCTCGTCCTACGTCCTTGCCTCCTACCGGCGGATGGACGACCGCTCGGCCGAAGCGGGCCTCAAATATTTCGTGCTCGGTGCGCTGGCCAGCGGGATCCTGCTCTACGGCATCTCGCTGCTCTACGGCTTCACCGGCTCGATGAACTATTCCGGCCTTGCCGCCGCCTTCGCCCGCGAAGGCGCGCAGTCGATGGGCCTGCTGTTCGGCCTCGTCTTCCTGCTTGCCGGCATCGCCTTCAAGGTCAGCGCGGTGCCGTTCCATATGTGGACGCCCGACGTCTACGAAGGCGCGCCCACGCCGGTCACCGCTTTCTTCGCCACCGCGCCGAAGGCCGCGGCGATCCTGATGGGCGTGCGCGTGTGCATCGAAGGGCTGGGCCCGGCAATCGACGCCTGGCGGCAGATCATCATCTTTGCCGCGCTCGCCTCCATCTTTCTCGGCGCGGTCGCCGCTTACGGTCAGACCAATATCAAGCGGCTGCTGGCCTATTCGTCGATCAACAACGTCGGCTTCGCCCTCGTCGGGCTGGCGGCGGGCGGCACCGCCGGCACTTCGTCGGTCCTGTTCTACATGGCCGTCTATGTCGTGATGACGATCGGCGCGTTCCTGTGCGTCCTGTGGATGCGCGATGCCAATGGCGAACCGGTCGAGGACATGGCCAGCCTGGCCGGCCTGTCGCAGCGGCGGCCGGCCTTTGCCGCGGCCTTCGCGGTCTTCATGTTCAGCCTGGCCGGCATTCCGCCGCTGTTCGGCTTCTGGGCCAAGCTGGTGGTGTTCAATGCCGCCGTCGGCGCCGGCCTGATCGCGTTGGCCGTGGCCGGCATCCTCGGCACTGTGATCGGCGCTTATTATTATCTGAAGGTCGTCAAGATCATCTACTTCGACGATCCCGCCGAACCCTATGCCCGCACGCGGGAGCCGGTCGAAGGCGTGCTGATGGCGGTAGCGGCAATTGCCGTGTCGCCGCTCGGCTATCTGCTCATCGGGCCGCTCGGCTCGCTCAGCGACCGTGCCGCCGGGGCGCTGTTCTGA